tactaataaaatgttttCTGATTATTATCTAAGTCACAGTGAGGGGACACACGTTTTTGAAGCCAAATCCAGAAGTGGAATTATAAAAGTGGAGAAGTAGTATCTGCCCTTAAAActgtctctccttttatgatccacactaaactttttgatgcagtttttgaagccaaaatcagaacgTGTAGCAGCAGCCTTATTGAgaagcaccattttactaaacaaCATGCAGACAGTTCATGTATTTTATTGGCACAGTTCAaagagaaaaagtaagtgaacccttagcAGCAGTCCCTCTCCACCAAGTGTTTCCTGGAATTGCAAATAAGATTCACACAATAAGGagccattcacacatccgtgtgtgttttgcggatctacaaaacacgcacagcggcaatgtgcattccgtattttgcgggccgcacattgccggcactaagagaatatgcctattcttgtccactattgcggaaaagaataggacatgttctatttttttcaggatcggaattgcggacccgcaacgtcgggcggccccatagaaatgtatgggtccgcaaaatgcagaatggaattgcggatgtgtgaatggagcctgatGAGGAAATCTGGACCAATCCTCCCTACAAATGTCTGAAACGTGTTTCAAATGTGTCATACCAcacaggggcatacatagaaattgAGGGCCCCATAGTGAATCTCAACTGGGCCCCCCACCCACAATTATTGTACTAgtctatgtgtgtgtatgtgtatatatatatatacatatatatatatatatatatatatatatatatatatatatatataaaatatgcatGGGGAGGAAGTTTGCTGTATGGCTCTAATAGCAGCAACCCTCTTACAGACACAGAATGTCCCCCATAgacaaatgtgtgtgtgtgtgtatatatacagtacagaccaaaagtttggacacaccttctcattcaaagagttttctttattttcatgactatgaaaattgtagattcacactgaaggcatcaaaactatgaattaacacatgtggaattatatacataacaaaaaagtgtgaaacaactgaaaatatgtcatattctaggttcttcaaagtagccaccttttgctttgattactgctttgcacactcttggcattctcttgatgagcttcaagaggtagtcacctgaaatggtcttccaacagtcttgaaggagttcccagagatgcttagcacttgttggcccttttgccttcactctgcggtccaactcaccccaaaccatctcgattgggttcaggttgtttggggtcattgtcccgtTGAAAAATaagtgatggtccaactaaacgcaaaccggatggaatagcatgccgctgcaagatgctgtggtagccatgctggttcagtatgccttcaattttgaataaatccccaacagtgtcaccagcaaagcacccccacaccatcacacctcctcctccatgcttcacggtgggaaccaggcatgtagagtccatccgtttaccttttctgcatcgcacaaagacacggtggttggaaccaaagatctcaaatttggactaatcagacaaaagcacagatttccactggtctaatgtccattctttgtgttctttagcccaaacaagtctcttctgcttgttgcctgtccttagcagtggtttcctagcagatattctaccatgaaggcctgattcacacagtctcctcttaacagttgttctagagatgtgtctgctgctagaactctgtgtggcattgacctggtctctaatctgagctgctgttaacctgcaatttctgaggctggtgacttggataaacttatcctccgtagcagaggtgactcttggtcttcctttcctggggcggtccgcatgtgagccagtttctttgtagcgcttgatggttattgtgactgcacttggggacactttccaagttttcccattttttcagactgactgaccttcatttcttaaagtaatgatggccactcgtttttctttacttagctgcttttttcttgccataatgcaaattctaacagtctattcagtaggactatcagctgtgtatccacctgacttctccacaacgcaactgatggtcccaaccccatttatgaggcaagaaatcccacttattaaacctgacagggcacacctgtgaagtgaaaaccatttcaggtgactacctcttgaagctcatcaagagaatgccaatagtgtgcaaagcagtaatcaaagcaaaaggtggctactttgaagaacctagaatacaacatattttcagttgtttcacacttttttgttatgtatataattccacatgtgtttattcatagtcttgatgctttcagtgtgaatctacaattttcatagtcatgaaaataaagaaaactctttgaatgagaaggtgtgtccaaacttttggtctgtactgtatatacacacactgtgtatatgtgtgtgtgtgtgtgtatatatatatatatatatatatatatatatatatataccccagaCAGAGGCCATGGTTCACAGCTCCCTCCCCTAAGGCATTGCAGCACAGTGTGTGTGAATGAGTGACCAGGATTGCTGCAGTAGACCTCAAGCCTTTGCTACTCACTGAGTTCGTCAACATGGTGGTCACAGAGGCAGACACTGGGAGGGCAATATAGAAACTTCTCTTGGCACCTGCTTCCCATCCCTGCAGTGGCACTGGCATCCAGGAAGCACGTGCCTGCCGCGCCAGAGTTCAAATAGGATGATGCTCCCCAGTGGtgtggtcctttctctggcaccctctccctcccaatacttaaaaaaaaatgtaccccctcacattagtaatgccctcatttacaactttcacagtagtattgtacagatgtgtgcctcctcacagtagttatgcccacattgtgccctctcacagtagttatgcccacattgtgcccccatcgTAGTAGGTATGccatctctgtgcccctttcacagttgtaatgccctctttgtgcccccttcacagtaataatacccattgtgcccccttcacagtaataatacccattgtgcccccttcacagtaataatccccattgtgctcccttcacagtaataatccccattgtgcccccttcacagtaataatccccattgtgcccccttcacagtaataatccctattgtgcctccttcacagtaataatccccattgtgcctcctccacaataataatccccattgtgccacctttatggtaataatgcccattgtgcccccttaatagtagtgcccactgtgctagtaatgcccactgtgcccgcttcatagtaataatgcccactgtgcccccttcacagtaataatgccctttgtgcccccttcattgtagtaatgccctctggccctgtgctccctccatagtagaaatgcccattgtgcccacttcacattagtaatgccctctgtgccccctccatagtaataaagccctctgtgcccctccatagtaataaagccctctgtgcccctccatagtaataaagccctctgtgccccctctgtattaaaaaaaaaacacagtaactactcaccttgtccccttcctgaagctcacagtcctctcttccctgcagacacagatctgtgcctgcaggctgaatggtggagcggggagaagtcttcctgctccccattcacagcgccaccggcctgaaggaggggaggagcgcggggatCTGAGCGGTGAGGGAgggacaggaccgcagctcccagcgctccagcaatgagcctTGTTTGGGTCATTGCCTTGTTGCATCACCCAGCATCTCTTCAGCTTGAGCTCACTTACTGCTTCCCTCACATTCTTCTGTAAATTGTTTTGATATACCTTAGTATTCATTATTCCCTTGATGATCCCAAGACGTCCAGGTCCTTTGGTAACaaggcagccccaaaccatgatgctactTCTATCATGCTTCACGTTTGAGTGGTTGGTGCTGGTGAgaagtgttctttttcctccatagtGTTGCGCATTCGCACTAAAAAGTTGCACTTTTGTCTAATGTTCTCATAGAGCATTTTTCCAGAAGCATTGGGGAACATCCAAGTAGTCTTGGGGAAACCTTACATTagttttttgagtttttttttatgtattttatacacTGTCTGATGCAAACTATCTGGGGATAAGGaagctttgcaaaaaaaaattgcaattagcCAACAAGTGTTTTCTCAAACCAGTGATCGGGGACAATCATTCTTAGCAATGGTTGCTCATCCAATAATATGTCCTTATAAAGGGCCTTCAAcactagaatatatatttttttccaaacacattttattatatatatttctttcaaCACTAGAATGTATTTTTAAAAGAATTCAGAAATGTTCCCTTACGTGTCAAAAAAATTGAGTTTTAATGGTCTGGAATCTGGATTAGCAAAATACTACAGTATGTTCATAGCCAAATACTGACCATTTAAATACAAAAAAAGCTGCGGATGTGTACATTTACCATTTGAAATACTTATGGAATGTGATTGTCCACTTTCTAGAAATAGAAATGTACATTTGTtttaaacgggggggggggggggcactagcaCAATTTTGCTCAATTCTATCTCCTGGTTGTGCTTACATCAACCTCAATTACATGCAATGATAAGTGACTCATTAAGTTTCCGGTGAGCAAATGGAACATTTTAGGAGGGTCCTCCATAGACAAATGTGGTGTGAAGAACACTTCAGCCTTATGGGCTAACTTGCAGCTTTCAACAACTGATGCAATCGTGCCAGGGAATACAGCTATCAGATGATGCATTGTCTTCCCCAACACTTCTTTGTTTCTCAGAGAAAGTTCTTCTTGCAAGCCTCTAAGTTTTTGGCACATGAGATCTTCGGTACAGCCAGCAAGATCAATAATCTCCACCGATGTTTGCCCTTTCTTTAGGTTCAGCAGGTACAGGGGaggcatgtatgtgtgtgtgaagAGGACAGTGTGATGGCATGATATATTGCCACAGGCGGATTTAGACAGCACAATTTGCTGGATATGGAACAAGCTGGGAATTAATCCAGCTTGATGGAGACAGCCAAAGAAAAGGGACCCAGTGACACTGAACAAGACAAGAAGACATTTTGTTTTCATTGTTCTAGTGTAATTGGAAACTAATAAAACCAATGGTACTATCAGCGGGATGAGAAAGCGAGGTTCCTGGTGGTTAAACAATGACAGGAACATGAGCGGTACAAAATAAAGCATTAATAGCAGCCTGGTTTGTTGGGTAGAAGGTTTCTTGGAGTGACTACCCCATATCATGTTTTTTAACATATTAATACCAGAGCACAAAGCGGACAGATGAAACAAACCAAACAACATGAATCCATTAACTGCCATGTGAGTTATTCTAGGGTGAACCCCATGCTGGGCAAGATTGTCAGGGTTCATGTTATAATACAGAAAATTAACAGGTGTTAGGATGAAGTTCTTTAGCTGCTCAATGAAGCCTTCTTTGCTATTCATAGAAAGTGGCCAGTGTCCTCTATAGTATATGGTATCAGCCATTACACATATGGCAGAGAAGAAGACTGCACTGGGCACGGTCTTCATTGCAGTAAGAATCATGGATGTACGTGAGAAATACGACTTGTGGGTGGCACGTTGAGCAGCCCAGTATATTAATGGCACAAAAGCAAAACAGGGAAAAGTGGGTCTGTTAAAAAAACCAGCTGTTAAGATTAAGCCAATGAAATGATGAGTGTTTGCTCGACAAGAACTCGAGACTGGGTTACCAGGTGATATAAGTAGCAGGATAAGCGCAAACAGCACACCTTCTATAGGCATTGCTGATTGTCCTGGTGTAGAACACCAGAGTCACTGGAGACATTGCCAGGAGAACCATTGCTTTCCATGGGTTAGAGCCCCAAGCTGTCGCTACCTGATGCACTGTATAGTCCAATAGAAAGGAGAGGGTTGTCATGATTAGACGTGGAAGTACCAAGAGAACGTAGCTGTAATTCAATGCTATTTCAGACCAGAATCTAGGTAAAATGTCAATAATCCAGAAGGCTGTGCCAGATGTAAGAAGAGGTATGAGCACTGTCCTACAGGGAGAGGAAGCAAGAAATTCCCAAGGGCGATTTGTTTCCAGATCTAATATGTCAcctagcagaaaaaaaaactgattaataaATTTATCAAGGCTATTAAAAAAGTTTGGGCTTAGAAACTTAGATTATGTAACAATCCTACATATGATCAGATTATTATTTATCAGTTTATTATGTGTATTgctttcaaattttttgcggaacggagcaacagatgcggaaagcacacggagtgctgtccgcatcgtttgcagcaccattgaaatgaatgggtccacatccaagccgcaaaaactgcggctcagatgcggaccataactacgatcgtgtgcatgaggctttaaagcGCATCTATGACTATAAAATGTGCTAATCAATCAGtcacaatgtcttgtagggctagctgaGCTGAATGTAATATCTTTCATTTAGcgatgcataaaaaaaatactttgagCCCATATGCAGGGCATGCAAGATGACTATGCAGAAACCTGGCCTTTTAAAGTGGTGGCTTTTCAATAATAAGAATGATTTTACTTGCGTTTACCAAACTTGGCCTTTTTATAGCttttgacttaaagggattctgtcaccaagttttaggctatagagctgcggacatgcacggctagatcgccgctagcatgtccgcaatatacctgtcctatagggctgtgtgcttttattttctttaaaaaaggattttagagatatgtaaatgagtcttgtaaggtgcccaaggggctgtacaaaccttcctggtgcccagcgacgcccgcctgtgaaggagcccagcactgcctatgtcctccgaatctcctcctttcgtctttcgttaaagaaaataaaagcacacagccctataggaccggtatattgcagacatgctaatggcgatctagccgtgcatgtccgcagctctctatagcctaaaacttggtgacagaagccctttaaatgaacACTAGATCTAGAAGTAATTGAGGGGAATATGAAAACCTGCTTACTGATCAGTCTGCAGAGATCTATAAACTCGTAAAACAAAAAGTATTGTAGAATGCAGAGCCCCGCCGGAGAAACACTCCATGCTTTGGCTAGAATGTCCATAAGGTGgtaaggattaaaggggtttccataagttcaatattgatgacctatcctcaggatttgtCATAAAAATCTTATTGGTGGGTTAGCCATTTAAAGAGACTGTGGTGCTCAACTGAGTACTGCTGCCTCTTCACGGTATATTAAACTCGCCACCATACATTATATACCatttgtgcttggtactgcagcccaggcccattcacttgaatgggactgagcctcAAATCGGCCATGTGACCAGTGGCCTAGGAAGTTCGTCAAGTAGCTATTAAACAGGGGTCTAGTAAGTTGGAACACCAcggatcagatattaatgacctttgCGTTACTGTATCCTCCCAGCCGGACAGAAATCAGTCTAGATTGGCTTTTCCCAAACCTGATCTCTGGAGAAAGAGGGAACCATTGATGCCTTAGGAAATGTTTTAATTTCTTACCATTTAAATTTGGATTTATCAAGGAAGAGGTAGGTGTAATGGAATTGTGATGTATTCagtagaggggagggggctattaTCTATAATTGGTGTTGCTTTAAAATTAGATTCTTCACAATAGTCCTGTCTGATGACACACGTTTTTAACATTGATCTcaatgaaaatggaaaaaaagatcTTTGAAAGCAGACATCACAGGTAATGACCATGTTGAGTAAATTAATCATTGGTATTAGATTAGAACAAAGtcagtgggccagatttatcattactctgacagctgactccactttaacatatggctaaagtcagatttatgatcggccctttaagactgtaataaatgtggtttgacggtagaagtttatccgtcagtaagcagctttacaaaagtcgcacgtctttgcgaacaagtcgcacgtttttatgaaaaagttgcatgttctattaaaaagtctcataagataagcatggtcctcactggagtgaaattgcgactttttgtgacttttttgcgactttttaaatagtcccaatagtaaatctgtctagagattcatttacataagaaaacacgcccccttttagaaaactggcgagcatagtgcagagcagaaaaaagtcgcaaatttgtgcacagttttagcgtttgggactttttgggggactttttcactccattattctgacctgagctaatgataaatctggccctatgtgtaaACCAAATCTAAGTTGCGAGTTAGGGTGCATTTACACCAAacgattatctgaccaatatctgtccactCAGACAAATAGTTGGTGTGTTTCTAACaacagatctgtgtgtgtaatttgtcatctgaccaatgattgctcAAAAAAATGTGTCAGAtatctgttggtgtaaatgccccctttattcacacatcagtatttggtcagtgttttccatcagcAAGTGTGAGCCATATGCGGGTCAGACAGAAACACAGAGCGAGTGCaactctttccattatacctcatccCCGCTGAGGCTtggctcctggttttggctcacaattagggacggaaatcactgaccaaatgtaTACtgtaaacatacagtatatgtacaaaccggattcccaaaaagttgggacactaaacaaattgtgaataaaaactgaatgcaatgatgtggagatggcaaatgtcaatattttatttgtaatagaacgtagatgacagatcaaacgtttaatccgagtaaatgtatcattttaaaggaaaaatacgttgattcaaattttcacggtgtcaacaaatcccaaaaaagttgggacaagtagcaataagaggctggaaaaagtaaatttgagcataacgaagagctggaagaccaattaacactaattaggtcaattggcaacatgattgggtataaaaagagtttctcagagtggcagtgtctctcagaagccaagatgggtagaggatcaccaattcccacaatgttgcgcagaaagatagtggagcaatatcagaaaggtgttacccagcgaaaaattgcaaagactttgcatctatcatcatcaactgtgcataacatcatccgaagattcagagaatctggaacaatctctgtgcgtaagggtcaaggccgtaaaaccatactggatgcccgtgatctccg
The genomic region above belongs to Bufo gargarizans isolate SCDJY-AF-19 chromosome 4, ASM1485885v1, whole genome shotgun sequence and contains:
- the PIGZ gene encoding LOW QUALITY PROTEIN: GPI mannosyltransferase 4 (The sequence of the model RefSeq protein was modified relative to this genomic sequence to represent the inferred CDS: deleted 1 base in 1 codon) → MKEKILWGALSILRVIWCLAPQTGYLHPDEFFQSPEVIAGDILDLETNRPWEFLASSPCRTVLIPLLTSGTAFWIIDILPRFWSEIALNYSYVLLVLPRLIMTTLSFLLDYTVHQVATAWGSNPWKAMVLLAMSPVTLVFYTRTISNAIEGVLFALILLLISPGNPVSSSCRANTHHFIGLILTAGFFNRPTFPCFAFVPLIYWAAQRATHKSYFSRTSMILTAMKTVPSAVFFSAICVMADTIYYRGHWPLSMNSKEGFIEQLKNFILTPVNFLYYNMNPDNLAQHGVHPRITHMAVNGFMLFGLFHLSALCSGINMLKNMIWGSHSKKPSTQQTRLLLMLYFVPLMFLSLFNHQEPRFLIPLIVPLVLLVSNYTRTMKTKCLLVLFSVTGSLFFGCLHQAGLIPSLFHIQQIVLSKSACGNISCHHTVLFTHTYMPPLYLLNLKKGQTSVEIIDLAGCTEDLMCQKLRGLQEELSLRNKEVLGKTMHHLIAVFPGTIASVVESCKLAHKAEVFFTPHLSMEDPPKMFHLLTGNLMSHLSLHVIEVDVSTTRR